One genomic segment of Arthrobacter sp. JZ12 includes these proteins:
- a CDS encoding GNAT family N-acetyltransferase — protein MATAQISIQRYQLPESLEGPDARPFIEASDLSNIIEREIWGNDDHCHSAKTRFESARPNGYEDRSTYLAYDGDRIIGKALVDVPLTDNLQTCYALVLVHPDFRRRGVGSALYDAVERHALENSRSILMGWTDHRADFDPSQDVLVPATGAGAYPAASLAARFAIREGFSLAQVDRCSVLPVGGEPTALEALAAEAQQKAGADYAVVDWVDRCPDELLEQYAQLRKTMSTDVPMGELDWEEEVWDGGRVREDEDRLAREGGSSLVRAVLHKPTGRLVGHTFLERRAEKPNIVYQEDTLVLSEHRGHRLGMWLKAANLLAVAAVWPGAQRIYTWNAEENRHMLSVNIELGFAPEGYTAAWQKKLEA, from the coding sequence ATGGCTACTGCCCAGATCAGCATCCAGCGCTACCAGCTTCCGGAGTCCCTTGAAGGTCCGGATGCCCGTCCGTTCATCGAAGCCTCGGATCTCAGCAACATCATCGAGCGGGAGATCTGGGGGAATGACGATCATTGCCACAGCGCGAAGACCCGCTTCGAGAGTGCGCGCCCCAACGGCTATGAGGACCGCTCCACCTACCTTGCTTACGACGGCGACCGCATCATCGGCAAGGCACTTGTCGACGTGCCGCTGACCGACAACCTCCAGACCTGTTACGCGCTGGTTCTGGTCCACCCCGACTTTCGGCGCCGGGGCGTCGGGTCCGCGCTGTACGACGCCGTAGAGCGGCACGCGCTCGAAAACAGCCGCTCGATCCTGATGGGCTGGACGGACCACCGTGCCGACTTTGATCCCAGCCAGGATGTGCTGGTACCAGCCACCGGTGCAGGCGCCTACCCCGCCGCCAGCCTCGCTGCCAGGTTTGCAATTCGGGAGGGGTTCAGTCTCGCCCAGGTGGACCGCTGCAGTGTTCTACCGGTGGGCGGGGAACCAACCGCGCTGGAGGCGCTTGCTGCGGAAGCGCAGCAGAAAGCGGGAGCGGACTACGCCGTCGTCGACTGGGTCGACCGCTGCCCGGATGAACTACTTGAGCAGTATGCGCAGCTCCGCAAGACCATGAGTACTGATGTGCCCATGGGGGAGCTGGACTGGGAGGAAGAGGTGTGGGACGGTGGGCGCGTCCGCGAAGATGAGGACAGGCTTGCGCGGGAAGGCGGCAGCAGCCTGGTGCGGGCCGTGCTTCACAAGCCAACCGGACGGCTGGTCGGGCACACGTTCCTGGAGCGGCGTGCCGAGAAGCCGAACATCGTGTACCAGGAGGACACATTGGTGCTGTCGGAGCATCGGGGGCACCGGCTGGGAATGTGGCTGAAGGCTGCAAACCTGCTTGCCGTGGCCGCGGTCTGGCCGGGAGCGCAGCGGATCTACACCTGGAACGCCGAGGAAAACCGGCACATGCTCAGTGTCAATATTGAATTGGGTTTCGCCCCTGAGGGTTACACCGCCGCCTGGCAGAAGAAGCTCGAAGCGTAG
- a CDS encoding acetyl-CoA C-acetyltransferase, whose product MNSLEQNPQDVVIVGGARTPTGRLNGQLSAFTAVELGAFAVSAALERSGVAPADVDTVIMGHVVQAGCGQNPARQTSIRAGIGWDVPTVTINKVCLSGLTAVIDAARMIRAGEATVVVAGGQESMSRGPHLLPGARQGWTYGTMSALDSVAHDGLTDAFDHESMGASTERGNGTLGIDRTAQDEVAASSHQRAAAAIETGVFKDEIVPVNVPQRKGEDLIVDTDEGVRPNTTVETLAGLRPAFSKDGTITAGNSSPLSDGAAALVLTSRQNAEEKGLEILAVVGRPGQVAGPDNSLHSQPSRAISQALERAGWSTGDLDFIEINEAFGSVACQSLKDLDFPMEKCNIHGGAIALGHAIGASGARLALHAAAELKRRGSGKAAVSLCGGGGQGEALLLYRN is encoded by the coding sequence ATGAACAGTCTTGAGCAAAATCCCCAGGACGTTGTCATCGTGGGAGGTGCGCGTACCCCCACCGGCAGGCTCAATGGGCAGTTGTCGGCGTTCACCGCCGTCGAACTCGGTGCCTTCGCCGTGAGCGCGGCACTGGAACGTTCCGGCGTGGCCCCGGCAGACGTGGACACCGTGATCATGGGCCACGTGGTCCAGGCGGGCTGCGGCCAGAACCCCGCCCGGCAGACCTCCATCAGGGCAGGCATCGGCTGGGACGTGCCCACCGTCACGATCAACAAGGTCTGCCTCTCAGGGCTGACGGCAGTGATAGACGCGGCCCGGATGATCCGCGCCGGCGAGGCGACCGTCGTCGTCGCCGGCGGTCAGGAATCGATGAGCCGTGGCCCGCATCTGCTGCCGGGCGCGCGCCAGGGCTGGACCTACGGAACAATGTCCGCGCTGGACTCGGTTGCCCACGACGGCCTGACCGATGCCTTCGACCACGAATCGATGGGCGCCTCGACCGAACGCGGCAACGGCACCCTTGGGATTGACCGGACCGCCCAGGACGAGGTAGCCGCTTCGTCGCACCAGCGGGCGGCGGCCGCCATCGAGACGGGCGTCTTCAAGGACGAGATCGTCCCGGTCAACGTGCCCCAGCGCAAGGGCGAGGACCTGATTGTGGACACTGACGAGGGCGTCCGGCCGAACACCACGGTGGAGACCCTCGCCGGGCTGCGGCCGGCCTTCAGCAAGGACGGCACCATCACTGCCGGCAACTCCTCTCCCCTGTCCGACGGCGCTGCAGCTCTGGTACTCACCTCCCGGCAGAATGCGGAAGAGAAGGGACTGGAGATCCTTGCCGTCGTCGGCCGTCCAGGACAGGTGGCCGGGCCCGACAACTCACTGCACTCCCAACCTTCCCGGGCCATCAGCCAGGCCCTCGAGCGGGCGGGCTGGAGCACTGGGGACCTCGATTTCATCGAAATCAACGAGGCGTTCGGCTCGGTAGCGTGCCAGTCCCTGAAGGACCTCGATTTCCCCATGGAGAAGTGCAACATCCACGGCGGCGCGATTGCGCTCGGACACGCGATCGGCGCATCAGGAGCAAGGCTTGCCCTGCACGCTGCCGCCGAACTCAAGCGCCGCGGCAGCGGCAAGGCGGCTGTGTCGCTCTGCGGCGGCGGAGGCCAGGGAGAAGCGCTGCTGCTGTACCGCAACTAG
- a CDS encoding DNA-directed RNA polymerase subunit beta' has translation MSSESSFGLMRIGLATAEEIRGWSYGEVKKPETINYRTLKPEKDGLFCEKIFGPSRDWECYCGKYKRVRFKGIICERCGVEVTRAKVRRERMGHIELAAPVTHIWYFKGVPSRLGYLLDLAPKDLEKVIYFAAYMITSVDEENRHAELPNLQAEHDLEKKQLVDQRDSDIAAIARDLEDELARLEGEGAKAADKKKARDSADRQMANVRKRADAEIERLEQVWDRFKNLKVADLEGDEGLYRELRDRYGLYFEGSMGAEAIKKRLENFDMQAEADMLRDTIQNGKGQRKTRALKRLKVVNAFLTTTNSPLGMVLDAVPVIPPELRPMVQLDGGRFATSDLNDLYRRVINRNNRLKRLLDLGAPEIIVNNEKRMLQEAVDSLFDNGRRGRPVTGPGNRPLKSLSDMLKGKQGRFRQNLLGKRVDYSGRSVIVVGPQLKLHQCGLPKQMALELFKPFVMKRLVDLNHAQNIKSAKRMVERYRPQVWDVLEEIITEHPVLLNRAPTLHRLGIQAFEPQLVEGKALQLHPLVCGAFNADFDGDQMAVHLPLSPEAQAEARILMLSSNNILKPSDGRPVTLPSQDMIIGLHHLTTKREGSVGEGRVFSSPAEAIMAFDAGELHLNSVVKIRVPNFVPGPDTPAPEGWEEGTPALIDTTLGQVLFNDTLPEDYPWVDKVADKGQLSTIVNDLAERYPKVVTAATLDNLKDAGFYWATRSGVTVAISDISAPINKAGIMEGYEAQAAKVQGQFDKGLIADEERRQELIDIWNKATNEVAESMRSAMPKNNTINRMVSSGARGNWLQVRQIAGIRGLVANPKGEIIPRPIKSSYREGLSVLEYFIATHGARKGLADTALRTANSGYLTRRLVDVSQDVIVREDDCGTERGLNVTIAVPNHDGELVLHEEVENSAYARTLATDVVDSNGEVLAPAGSDVGDVLINKLFAAGVTDIKVRSVLTCESSVGTCALCYGRSLATGKTVDIGEAVGIIAAQSIGEPGTQLTMRTFHTGGVASAEDITQGLPRIQELFEARTPKGVAPISEVAGRITIEDAEKQLRIVVTPDDGSEEIAYPVLRRARLLVADGDHVEVGQQLVFGAVDPKQILRILGPRKAQEFLVDEVQRVYRSQGVGIHDKHVEVIVRQMLRRVTVIESGDSELLPGELAERRRFEDENRRVVSEGKKPASGRPELMGITKASLATESWLSAASFQETTRVLTQAAMEGKSDPLLGLKENVIIGKLIPAGTGLDRYTKITVEPTEEAKANLFTGPSAFSDFDYAGVDGGLSPEFHAIPLDDYDMGSGDFR, from the coding sequence ATGTCCAGCGAATCCTCATTCGGCCTCATGCGAATCGGCCTGGCCACCGCGGAAGAGATCCGCGGCTGGTCGTACGGCGAAGTCAAGAAGCCGGAAACCATCAACTACCGCACTCTCAAGCCTGAGAAGGACGGACTCTTCTGCGAGAAGATTTTCGGCCCCTCGCGCGACTGGGAATGCTACTGCGGCAAGTACAAGCGCGTCCGCTTCAAGGGCATCATCTGTGAGCGGTGTGGCGTTGAGGTCACCCGTGCAAAGGTTCGCCGCGAGCGCATGGGCCACATCGAGCTCGCCGCGCCCGTAACCCACATCTGGTACTTCAAGGGTGTTCCGTCGCGCCTTGGCTACCTCCTTGACCTGGCACCGAAGGACCTCGAGAAGGTCATCTACTTCGCCGCCTACATGATCACCTCGGTTGACGAAGAGAACCGCCACGCCGAACTGCCCAACCTCCAGGCCGAGCACGACCTCGAGAAGAAGCAGCTCGTCGACCAGCGCGACTCCGACATCGCTGCGATCGCCCGCGACCTTGAGGACGAGCTTGCCCGCCTCGAGGGTGAAGGCGCCAAGGCTGCCGACAAGAAGAAGGCCCGCGACTCCGCAGACCGCCAGATGGCGAATGTCCGCAAGCGTGCCGACGCCGAGATCGAGCGCCTCGAGCAGGTCTGGGACCGCTTCAAGAACCTCAAGGTCGCCGACCTCGAAGGTGACGAGGGCCTGTACCGCGAGCTGCGTGACCGCTACGGTCTCTACTTCGAAGGCTCCATGGGAGCCGAGGCGATCAAGAAGCGCCTCGAGAACTTCGACATGCAGGCCGAGGCCGACATGCTGCGCGACACCATCCAGAACGGCAAGGGACAGCGCAAGACCCGCGCCCTCAAGCGCCTGAAGGTTGTCAACGCATTCCTCACCACCACCAACAGCCCGCTCGGCATGGTGCTCGACGCCGTACCGGTGATCCCGCCGGAACTGCGCCCGATGGTCCAGCTGGACGGTGGCCGCTTCGCGACCTCCGACCTCAACGACCTCTACCGCCGCGTGATCAACCGCAACAACCGCCTGAAGCGCCTGCTCGACCTCGGTGCGCCCGAGATCATCGTGAACAACGAAAAGCGCATGCTCCAGGAAGCTGTTGACTCCCTGTTCGACAACGGCCGCCGCGGCCGTCCGGTCACCGGACCGGGCAACCGCCCGCTGAAGTCGCTCTCCGACATGCTCAAGGGCAAGCAGGGTCGTTTCCGTCAGAACCTGCTCGGAAAGCGCGTTGACTACTCGGGCCGTTCGGTCATCGTCGTCGGTCCGCAGCTGAAGCTGCACCAGTGCGGTCTGCCCAAGCAGATGGCCCTGGAGCTCTTCAAGCCGTTCGTGATGAAGCGCCTGGTTGACCTCAACCACGCACAGAACATCAAGAGCGCCAAGCGGATGGTCGAGCGCTACCGCCCGCAGGTCTGGGATGTCCTTGAAGAGATCATCACCGAACACCCCGTGCTGCTGAACCGTGCACCAACCCTGCACCGCCTCGGCATCCAGGCGTTCGAGCCGCAGCTGGTTGAAGGCAAGGCCCTTCAGCTGCACCCGCTCGTCTGTGGGGCGTTCAACGCTGACTTCGACGGCGACCAGATGGCAGTCCACCTGCCGCTGAGCCCGGAGGCCCAGGCTGAAGCACGCATCCTGATGCTGTCCTCGAACAACATCCTGAAGCCGTCGGACGGCCGCCCGGTGACCCTGCCCTCGCAGGACATGATCATCGGTCTGCACCACCTGACCACCAAGCGTGAAGGTTCGGTAGGGGAGGGGCGCGTCTTCTCCAGCCCTGCCGAGGCGATCATGGCGTTCGACGCCGGTGAGCTGCACCTGAACTCCGTGGTGAAGATCCGTGTGCCGAACTTCGTGCCGGGTCCCGACACCCCTGCCCCTGAAGGCTGGGAAGAGGGCACCCCTGCGCTGATCGACACCACGCTCGGCCAGGTGCTGTTCAACGACACGCTGCCCGAGGACTACCCGTGGGTGGACAAGGTTGCGGACAAGGGCCAGCTCTCGACGATCGTCAACGATCTCGCAGAGCGCTACCCGAAGGTCGTTACCGCGGCAACGCTGGACAACCTGAAGGATGCCGGCTTCTACTGGGCAACCCGCTCGGGCGTCACCGTGGCCATCTCCGACATCTCCGCGCCGATCAACAAGGCCGGAATCATGGAGGGCTACGAGGCGCAGGCCGCCAAGGTCCAGGGCCAGTTCGACAAGGGCCTCATCGCTGATGAGGAGCGTCGTCAGGAACTGATCGACATCTGGAACAAGGCGACCAACGAGGTTGCCGAGTCCATGCGCAGTGCCATGCCGAAGAACAACACCATCAACCGCATGGTGTCCTCCGGTGCACGTGGTAACTGGCTGCAGGTACGCCAGATCGCGGGTATCCGTGGCCTGGTGGCAAACCCGAAGGGCGAGATCATCCCCCGTCCGATCAAGTCCTCCTACCGTGAGGGCCTGTCGGTTCTGGAGTACTTCATCGCAACCCACGGTGCCCGTAAGGGTCTGGCCGATACCGCTCTGCGTACGGCGAACTCGGGTTACCTGACCCGTCGTCTCGTCGACGTGTCCCAGGACGTCATCGTCCGCGAGGACGACTGCGGTACCGAGCGCGGCCTGAACGTGACCATCGCGGTTCCCAACCACGACGGCGAGCTGGTCCTGCACGAGGAAGTCGAGAACTCGGCGTACGCACGTACGCTGGCAACCGACGTCGTTGACTCCAACGGCGAGGTGCTGGCACCTGCGGGCTCCGACGTCGGCGACGTGCTGATCAACAAGCTGTTCGCGGCCGGTGTCACCGACATCAAGGTCCGTTCAGTCCTGACCTGTGAGTCCAGCGTCGGCACCTGTGCCCTGTGCTACGGACGCTCGCTGGCCACCGGCAAGACCGTGGACATCGGCGAGGCAGTCGGCATCATCGCGGCCCAGTCGATCGGTGAGCCCGGTACCCAGCTGACCATGCGTACCTTCCACACCGGTGGTGTTGCTTCCGCTGAGGACATCACCCAGGGTCTGCCCCGTATCCAGGAGCTCTTCGAAGCGCGTACCCCGAAGGGTGTTGCGCCGATCTCCGAGGTTGCCGGCCGGATCACCATCGAGGACGCAGAGAAGCAGCTGCGCATCGTGGTCACCCCGGACGACGGCTCGGAAGAGATCGCGTACCCCGTCCTGCGTCGTGCGCGCCTGCTGGTTGCCGACGGCGACCACGTCGAGGTCGGCCAGCAGCTGGTCTTCGGTGCGGTGGATCCCAAGCAGATCCTCCGTATCCTCGGCCCGCGCAAGGCCCAGGAGTTCCTGGTGGACGAGGTTCAGCGCGTGTACCGCAGCCAGGGCGTAGGCATCCACGACAAGCACGTGGAAGTCATCGTCCGGCAGATGCTGCGTCGCGTGACCGTCATCGAGTCCGGCGACTCCGAGCTGCTCCCCGGTGAGCTGGCAGAGCGCCGCCGCTTCGAGGACGAGAACCGCCGCGTGGTATCCGAGGGCAAGAAGCCGGCTTCCGGCCGTCCCGAGCTCATGGGTATCACCAAGGCATCGCTCGCGACCGAGTCCTGGCTGTCGGCCGCTTCCTTCCAGGAGACCACGCGTGTCCTCACGCAGGCCGCCATGGAAGGCAAGAGCGACCCGTTGCTCGGCCTCAAGGAGAACGTCATCATCGGTAAGCTCATCCCGGCCGGTACCGGCCTGGACCGCTACACGAAGATCACGGTCGAGCCCACCGAGGAAGCCAAGGCCAACCTGTTCACCGGTCCGAGCGCGTTCAGCGACTTTGACTACGCAGGTGTCGACGGCGGCCTCAGCCCCGAGTTCCACGCCATCCCGCTGGATGACTACGACATGGGGTCGGGCGACTTCCGCTAG
- the rplJ gene encoding 50S ribosomal protein L10: MATPTKVSAVEEITTDFKESTAAVLTEYRGLSVAQLKELRRSLGAETKYAVVKNTLTGIAAKEAGIDAFDGQLAGPTAIAFIKGDAVAAAKSLTDFAKSNPQLIIKTGYFEGKALDAQAVTALAALESREFQLARVAGVLKAPMSALARTVDALRIKLEENGDAAPAAAEAPAAEEAPAAADAAPAEAAEAAAEEN, from the coding sequence ATGGCAACGCCAACAAAGGTTTCGGCCGTGGAGGAAATCACTACTGATTTCAAGGAATCCACCGCTGCTGTCCTAACCGAATACCGTGGGCTCTCCGTTGCACAGCTCAAGGAACTGCGTCGCTCGCTCGGCGCGGAGACCAAGTACGCTGTCGTCAAGAACACCCTGACTGGCATTGCAGCCAAGGAAGCCGGCATCGACGCGTTCGATGGCCAGCTCGCCGGCCCCACTGCAATCGCCTTCATCAAGGGCGACGCCGTTGCTGCGGCAAAGAGCCTGACGGATTTCGCGAAGAGCAACCCACAGCTCATCATCAAGACCGGTTACTTCGAGGGCAAGGCTCTCGACGCCCAGGCGGTAACCGCGCTTGCTGCTCTCGAGTCGCGTGAGTTCCAGCTGGCCCGTGTCGCAGGTGTCCTCAAGGCGCCCATGTCCGCACTTGCCCGCACCGTTGATGCCCTGCGCATCAAGCTGGAGGAGAACGGGGACGCTGCACCTGCAGCCGCCGAAGCTCCCGCCGCAGAAGAGGCACCCGCAGCAGCGGATGCAGCTCCTGCCGAGGCTGCAGAAGCAGCTGCCGAAGAGAACTGA
- the rplL gene encoding 50S ribosomal protein L7/L12, with amino-acid sequence MAKLTNEELIEAFKELTIIELSDFVKLFEETFDVTAAAVAVAGPAGGGAGEAAEEEKDSFDVILEAAGDKKIAVIKEVRALTSLGLKEAKDLVDGAPKAVLEGANKETAEKAKEALEAAGASVTLK; translated from the coding sequence ATGGCGAAGCTCACCAACGAAGAGCTCATTGAAGCCTTCAAGGAACTGACCATCATCGAACTCTCGGACTTCGTAAAGCTGTTCGAGGAGACCTTCGACGTTACCGCTGCTGCTGTTGCAGTTGCCGGCCCCGCCGGTGGCGGCGCAGGCGAAGCTGCTGAGGAAGAGAAGGACTCCTTCGACGTCATCCTCGAAGCTGCCGGCGACAAGAAGATCGCAGTCATCAAGGAAGTTCGTGCCCTCACCTCCCTCGGCCTCAAGGAAGCCAAGGACCTGGTCGACGGCGCTCCCAAGGCTGTCCTCGAAGGCGCCAACAAGGAGACGGCAGAGAAGGCCAAGGAGGCCCTCGAGGCCGCTGGCGCTTCCGTCACCCTCAAGTAA
- the rpoB gene encoding DNA-directed RNA polymerase subunit beta has protein sequence MVAPSTSNNATATSQVDADGAAPRLTFAKIHEPLDVPNLLALQTDSFDWLVGNERWKARVEEALEQGVQGVATTSGLSDIFEEISPIEDFQGTMSLSFSEPEFADPKYTMAECKDRDATYAAPLYVKAEFMNNNTGEIKQQTVFMGDFPLMTEKGTFVINGTERVVVSQLVRSPGAYFERAADKTSDKDIFSAKIIPSRGAWFELEIDKRDQVGVRLDRKRKQSVTVLLKALGWTEGQILETFGNYDSIRATLEKDATETQEDALLDIYRKLRPGEPPTVEAAKTLLDNLYFNPKRYDLAKVGRYKINRKLGIDKSLSDTDASVLNIDDIVAMIKFLVALHAGETSIMGKRDGEDVELRVEVDDIDHFGNRRIRAVGELIENQVRTGLSRMERVVRERMTTQDVEAITPQTLINIRPVVAAIKEFFGTSQLSQFMDQNNPLAGLTHKRRLSALGPGGLSRDRAGMEVRDVHPSHYGRMCPIETPEGPNIGLIGSLASYGRINTFGFIETPYRKVENGVVTDQIDYLTADDEVERLIAQANAPLDSNNKFEEDMVLVRTRGGSGEPVLVEATDVEYMDVSPRQMVSVATALIPFLEHDDANRALMGANMQRQAVPLLRSERPLVGTGMEKYAAVDAGDAVTANKAGVVTEVSADLVTVLNDDGTETNYPIMKFARSNQGNAYNQRVLVAEGDRVEYNSIIADGPSTDQGELALGKNMLVAFMSWEGHNFEDAIILSQRVVSDDVLTSIHIEEHEVDARDTKLGAEEITRDIPNVSEEVLSALDERGIIHIGAEVEAGDILVGRVTPKGETELTPEERLLRAIFGEKSREVRDTSLKVPHGESGTVIGVRIFDRDNDDELPPGVNQLVRVYVAQKRKITDGDKLAGRHGNKGVISKILPIEDMPFLEDGTPVDIVLNPLGVPGRMNVGQVLEIHLGWAAKQGWKIEGEPEWLKNLPNLPREVGSTTVATPVFDGATEDEIVGLLNSTNVTRDGDRLVDGSGKARLFDGRSGEPFPDPISVGYMYILKLHHLVDDKIHARSTGPYSMITQQPLGGKAQFGGQRFGEMEVWALEAYGAAYTLQELLTIKSDDIHGRVKVYEAIVKGENIPEPGVPESFKVLIKEMQSLCLNVEVLSTDGTTIEMRDSDEEVFRAAEELGIDLSRAEPSSVEEV, from the coding sequence TTGGTCGCCCCGAGCACCTCAAATAATGCAACCGCTACCAGCCAGGTCGACGCCGACGGCGCCGCACCCCGGCTGACATTCGCAAAGATTCACGAACCGCTGGACGTTCCCAATCTTCTCGCACTGCAGACGGACAGCTTCGACTGGCTCGTCGGCAACGAGCGCTGGAAGGCGCGCGTGGAAGAGGCGCTGGAGCAGGGTGTCCAAGGTGTGGCCACCACCTCCGGCCTGTCTGACATCTTTGAAGAGATCTCTCCGATTGAGGACTTCCAGGGCACCATGTCCCTGAGCTTCTCGGAGCCGGAATTCGCTGATCCCAAGTACACCATGGCCGAGTGCAAGGACCGCGACGCAACGTACGCGGCTCCGCTGTACGTCAAGGCCGAGTTCATGAACAACAACACGGGCGAAATCAAGCAGCAGACCGTGTTCATGGGCGATTTCCCGCTGATGACCGAAAAGGGAACCTTCGTCATCAACGGCACCGAGCGTGTTGTCGTCTCCCAGCTCGTTCGTTCCCCGGGCGCCTACTTCGAGCGCGCCGCGGACAAGACCAGCGACAAGGACATCTTCAGCGCGAAGATCATCCCGTCCCGTGGTGCCTGGTTCGAGCTCGAGATCGACAAGCGCGACCAGGTCGGCGTTCGCCTTGACCGCAAGCGCAAGCAGTCCGTCACCGTCCTCCTGAAGGCGCTCGGCTGGACCGAGGGCCAGATCCTCGAGACCTTCGGCAACTACGACTCCATCCGCGCCACCCTGGAGAAGGACGCAACGGAGACCCAGGAAGATGCCCTGCTGGACATCTACCGCAAGCTCCGTCCGGGAGAGCCGCCCACGGTCGAGGCTGCCAAGACCCTGCTCGACAACCTGTACTTCAACCCCAAGCGCTACGACCTGGCGAAGGTTGGCCGGTACAAGATCAACCGCAAGCTCGGCATCGACAAGAGCCTCAGCGACACTGACGCTTCGGTACTGAACATCGACGACATCGTCGCGATGATCAAGTTCCTCGTTGCCCTGCACGCCGGCGAGACCTCCATCATGGGCAAGCGCGACGGTGAGGATGTCGAACTGCGCGTCGAGGTCGATGACATCGACCACTTCGGCAACCGCCGCATCCGCGCGGTCGGCGAGCTCATCGAGAACCAGGTCCGCACCGGCCTGTCCCGCATGGAGCGCGTTGTCCGTGAGCGCATGACCACCCAGGACGTCGAGGCAATCACGCCGCAGACCCTGATCAACATCCGCCCGGTCGTTGCTGCCATCAAGGAGTTCTTCGGAACCTCCCAGCTGTCGCAGTTCATGGACCAGAACAACCCGCTCGCCGGACTGACGCACAAGCGCCGCCTCTCCGCGCTGGGCCCCGGTGGTCTGTCCCGTGACCGCGCCGGCATGGAAGTCCGTGACGTCCACCCGTCGCACTACGGACGTATGTGCCCCATCGAAACCCCTGAAGGCCCGAACATCGGTCTGATCGGTTCGCTGGCGTCCTATGGCCGCATCAACACCTTCGGCTTCATCGAGACCCCGTACCGCAAGGTGGAGAACGGCGTCGTCACCGACCAGATCGACTACCTCACGGCAGACGACGAGGTCGAGCGCCTCATCGCGCAGGCAAATGCGCCGCTGGATTCGAACAACAAGTTCGAAGAGGACATGGTCCTCGTGCGTACCCGTGGTGGTTCGGGCGAGCCCGTCCTCGTTGAGGCAACCGACGTTGAGTACATGGACGTTTCCCCGCGCCAGATGGTGTCCGTCGCCACCGCGCTGATTCCGTTCCTCGAGCACGACGACGCCAACCGCGCGCTCATGGGCGCCAACATGCAGCGCCAGGCTGTGCCGCTGCTGCGTTCCGAGCGTCCGCTCGTTGGTACCGGCATGGAGAAGTACGCCGCAGTCGACGCCGGTGACGCAGTCACCGCCAACAAGGCCGGCGTCGTCACCGAGGTCTCCGCAGACCTGGTGACGGTGCTGAACGACGACGGCACCGAGACCAACTACCCGATCATGAAGTTCGCACGCTCCAACCAGGGCAACGCTTACAACCAGCGCGTCCTGGTCGCCGAGGGCGACCGCGTAGAGTACAACAGCATCATCGCTGACGGTCCGTCGACCGACCAGGGTGAACTGGCGCTCGGCAAGAACATGCTCGTTGCGTTCATGTCCTGGGAAGGCCACAACTTCGAGGACGCGATCATCCTGTCCCAGCGCGTCGTTTCCGACGACGTCCTGACCTCGATCCACATCGAGGAGCACGAGGTTGACGCCCGCGACACCAAGCTCGGTGCCGAGGAAATCACCCGCGACATCCCGAACGTGTCCGAGGAAGTGCTGTCCGCCCTCGATGAGCGCGGCATCATCCACATCGGTGCAGAGGTTGAAGCCGGCGACATCCTGGTCGGGCGTGTCACCCCCAAGGGTGAGACTGAGCTGACCCCGGAGGAGCGCCTGCTCCGCGCCATCTTCGGCGAGAAGAGCCGCGAGGTTCGCGACACCTCCCTGAAGGTTCCCCACGGCGAGTCGGGCACCGTCATCGGCGTGCGCATCTTCGACCGCGACAACGACGACGAACTGCCCCCGGGCGTCAACCAGCTCGTCCGCGTCTACGTCGCCCAGAAGCGCAAGATCACAGACGGCGACAAGCTCGCCGGCCGCCACGGCAACAAGGGTGTTATCTCCAAGATCCTGCCCATCGAGGACATGCCGTTCCTCGAGGACGGCACCCCCGTCGACATCGTCCTGAACCCGCTGGGTGTTCCGGGCCGTATGAACGTGGGACAGGTTCTTGAGATCCACCTCGGATGGGCTGCCAAGCAGGGCTGGAAGATTGAGGGCGAGCCCGAGTGGCTGAAGAACCTCCCCAACCTGCCCCGCGAGGTCGGTTCCACCACCGTTGCAACCCCCGTGTTCGACGGCGCCACCGAGGACGAGATCGTCGGCCTGCTTAACTCGACCAACGTCACCCGCGACGGTGACCGCCTGGTCGACGGCTCCGGCAAGGCCCGCCTGTTCGACGGCCGCTCCGGCGAGCCGTTCCCGGACCCGATCTCCGTCGGCTACATGTACATCCTGAAGCTCCACCACCTGGTGGACGACAAGATCCACGCCCGGTCCACCGGTCCGTACTCCATGATCACCCAGCAGCCGCTGGGCGGTAAGGCACAGTTCGGCGGACAGCGCTTCGGTGAGATGGAAGTGTGGGCCCTCGAGGCCTACGGTGCGGCCTACACGCTGCAGGAGCTCCTGACCATCAAGTCCGACGACATCCACGGACGCGTCAAGGTGTACGAGGCAATCGTCAAGGGCGAGAACATCCCCGAACCGGGTGTTCCCGAATCCTTCAAGGTTCTGATCAAGGAAATGCAGTCGCTGTGCCTGAACGTGGAAGTCCTCTCCACCGACGGCACCACGATTGAGATGCGTGACTCGGATGAAGAAGTCTTCCGGGCCGCGGAAGAGCTGGGCATCGACCTCTCACGGGCCGAGCCGAGTTCTGTCGAGGAGGTCTAG